Proteins encoded in a region of the Pseudothermotoga elfii DSM 9442 = NBRC 107921 genome:
- a CDS encoding carbohydrate ABC transporter permease translates to MKVKLRYILIFVIPAMLLYTMFVTYPLFDSLRLSFYSWRGVGEKTFVGLKNFKELFTGGFSKEVFNALSHNIYFFILVSALELGLGFLIALLIASKIKGAKFYRTVVYIPNMIPLVMVGFMWNLFLHPQIGLVNQFLKAIGLGAFARPWLGDPNLALTTIILVNVWRNLGFYVLVILASILNISPELIEAAYIDGASNWRVTWKIIFPLTVPTFRTLLILLFIGSFNVFDMIYALEGVQAGPFRSTDVLGTVFYRTAFGGLGSAYTDMGLGAAVTVFIFMIVMPMSILYVYLVERREKR, encoded by the coding sequence ATGAAGGTAAAACTCAGATATATATTGATATTCGTTATACCCGCCATGTTGTTGTATACCATGTTTGTTACTTATCCGCTGTTTGACAGTTTAAGGCTCAGTTTTTATAGCTGGCGAGGTGTAGGCGAGAAAACCTTTGTAGGTCTTAAAAATTTCAAAGAACTTTTTACCGGAGGATTTTCGAAAGAGGTTTTCAACGCTCTTTCTCACAATATTTACTTTTTTATACTTGTTTCTGCTCTTGAGCTTGGTTTGGGATTTCTTATAGCGTTGTTAATAGCAAGCAAAATAAAAGGGGCGAAGTTTTACAGGACAGTTGTTTATATACCAAATATGATTCCTCTTGTAATGGTTGGTTTTATGTGGAATTTGTTTTTGCACCCCCAAATAGGGCTTGTGAATCAATTTCTTAAGGCGATAGGTCTTGGTGCATTTGCAAGACCCTGGCTTGGTGATCCAAACCTTGCTCTAACTACAATTATACTTGTTAATGTGTGGAGAAATCTGGGATTTTATGTACTGGTTATTCTTGCGTCAATTTTAAATATTTCCCCAGAATTGATAGAAGCAGCGTATATAGATGGTGCAAGCAACTGGAGGGTCACCTGGAAAATAATTTTTCCGCTCACTGTACCAACATTTAGGACACTATTAATACTTCTTTTTATAGGCAGTTTCAATGTTTTTGATATGATCTATGCCCTTGAAGGGGTACAGGCAGGGCCATTCAGGTCGACGGATGTCCTCGGCACAGTTTTCTACAGAACTGCTTTTGGCGGACTTGGAAGTGCATACACAGATATGGGACTTGGGGCAGCTGTAACGGTGTTTATTTTTATGATTGTCATGCCCATGTCTATACTTTATGTGTATCTGGTTGAAAGAAGGGAGAAGAGATGA
- a CDS encoding DUF2330 domain-containing protein → MLKKFLILLFSTIALKIYADMGAIHATDAVINENSQKAIIFHNGDEEILILSTDLVADKETIIVRFIPFPSQPQVDLAFPKVFETASELIKKYKLQLLEMSKGGLSSQGVEMRFHERLGAHDITIIKINDRFQFREWVNDFFQKNGMSYKKEYPEIEKIIEDYVERNITYFVFDLVKVSENIHLIEPIMYRFKNRKIYYPLKTTNTFKNQGEVDLILITPWTVCFPSQTPFEEYEGFPEYPASTRATTSANIAIYDINKIYPNAENFFKDKRTIIQLIRISYPDNYKFNNDLFIDLSKTLPYAVELAPDYDPFNNIFKDEEDIEKDIFSRWKKEE, encoded by the coding sequence ATGCTGAAAAAATTTCTCATTTTGTTGTTTTCAACCATTGCTCTGAAAATTTATGCAGATATGGGAGCAATCCATGCAACAGATGCAGTAATCAATGAAAATTCCCAAAAAGCCATTATTTTTCACAATGGCGATGAAGAAATCCTCATATTAAGCACAGATCTCGTGGCAGATAAAGAAACAATTATCGTGCGTTTTATTCCCTTTCCATCTCAACCACAGGTAGACCTGGCTTTTCCAAAGGTATTTGAAACTGCTTCGGAATTGATTAAAAAGTACAAATTGCAACTCCTTGAGATGAGCAAGGGTGGTTTATCATCTCAAGGAGTTGAGATGCGTTTTCATGAAAGACTCGGAGCCCATGACATAACGATTATTAAAATTAATGACCGGTTTCAATTTCGAGAGTGGGTAAATGATTTTTTCCAAAAGAATGGCATGTCTTACAAAAAAGAGTATCCTGAGATTGAGAAAATAATCGAAGATTACGTAGAAAGAAATATAACTTATTTTGTCTTTGATTTAGTTAAAGTTTCAGAAAATATTCATTTAATAGAACCTATCATGTACAGGTTTAAAAATAGAAAAATTTACTATCCTCTCAAGACTACAAATACATTCAAAAATCAGGGCGAAGTAGATCTGATACTTATCACCCCATGGACTGTTTGTTTTCCATCTCAAACACCATTCGAAGAATATGAAGGTTTTCCAGAATATCCAGCATCAACAAGGGCAACTACGTCGGCAAATATAGCTATCTACGATATAAACAAAATTTATCCAAACGCAGAAAATTTCTTTAAAGACAAGAGAACAATCATTCAGCTCATAAGAATAAGTTATCCCGATAATTACAAATTTAATAATGATTTATTTATTGATCTTTCGAAAACTCTGCCATATGCAGTTGAGCTTGCACCTGATTATGACCCATTTAACAATATTTTTAAAGACGAAGAAGACATCGAAAAAGATATTTTCTCCCGATGGAAAAAGGAAGAATAG
- a CDS encoding PEGA domain-containing protein — translation MRKTLLVVLALIVAAMSFADMQLKNIIIVPKPSELEVKVWLNKPEGSVYQVNESLNIFFKANKSCYILIYDIRTDGKITLLFPNKYDSNNYIAPNVTYKLPISNLYSFKITPPEGKEYIQIIASTTFLPIIQQLKNLGTTQSFPLLSEDAENYVQKQIMPYLTGEWASDITYFYVGKAARTGIAQLESNPSGAYVYVDGKYIGRTPARVELDEGQHFATFYYENDAVTETFFVTANRTVVVTGNFVRKTMLNITTTPPRAQIFLDGNYVGLSPLEIEIQPGQHTVLATKDGYKPFQQSFSVSTGETKNINLTLSPISAQLNVFTTPSGASIYVDGKYVGITRPSGLNVDVEPGTHTITARLSNYEDATLTINVQPDEVRTVNITLSPVVRTGTLNIFTTPVNASIYVDGKYVGVASSNGLTIDVEAGTHRIVASYPDYEDASINVRVNANEVRTVNLTLEPVVKVGTVNINTTPSNAMVYINGYLKGVTPLKIELDYGTYQLVLLKGGYYVEVMDLKVNKQNVTVSTTLRIIQ, via the coding sequence ATGAGGAAGACGTTACTGGTGGTTTTAGCCCTTATAGTTGCAGCAATGAGTTTTGCAGATATGCAGCTTAAGAATATAATCATTGTTCCTAAGCCAAGCGAGCTTGAAGTAAAGGTCTGGCTCAACAAGCCTGAAGGTTCTGTCTATCAAGTGAATGAGTCTTTGAACATTTTTTTCAAAGCAAACAAGAGCTGTTATATTTTGATCTACGATATCAGAACTGATGGGAAGATAACGCTTTTGTTCCCAAACAAATATGATTCAAACAACTATATTGCACCGAATGTGACCTATAAACTTCCCATATCAAACCTGTATTCGTTCAAGATAACTCCGCCGGAAGGCAAAGAGTACATTCAGATAATAGCTTCTACAACCTTTCTGCCGATCATTCAACAGCTCAAAAATCTTGGTACAACTCAATCTTTCCCGCTTTTGTCTGAAGATGCGGAAAACTATGTGCAAAAACAGATCATGCCATATCTTACAGGTGAATGGGCGAGCGATATCACCTACTTTTATGTTGGAAAAGCTGCAAGAACGGGTATAGCGCAGCTTGAATCTAACCCGTCCGGTGCCTATGTGTACGTAGACGGAAAATACATTGGAAGAACTCCTGCACGAGTTGAGCTCGATGAAGGCCAGCATTTTGCTACTTTCTACTATGAGAACGATGCTGTTACTGAAACATTCTTTGTTACAGCAAACAGGACTGTTGTTGTAACAGGTAACTTTGTTAGAAAAACGATGCTCAATATAACAACCACACCGCCGCGCGCCCAAATTTTCTTAGATGGAAATTACGTTGGTTTGAGCCCATTGGAGATAGAGATTCAGCCAGGTCAGCATACGGTGCTTGCCACGAAAGATGGTTACAAACCTTTCCAGCAAAGTTTTTCTGTTTCAACAGGAGAAACGAAAAATATAAACCTGACACTTTCACCAATTTCCGCCCAACTGAATGTTTTCACAACACCTTCCGGTGCATCGATATATGTAGATGGAAAATATGTTGGAATAACCAGGCCAAGTGGCTTGAATGTCGATGTTGAGCCGGGTACTCATACCATCACGGCGAGGCTTTCAAATTATGAAGATGCAACACTGACAATTAATGTTCAACCTGATGAAGTCAGGACGGTGAATATAACACTGAGTCCCGTTGTTAGGACTGGAACATTGAATATTTTTACAACCCCAGTAAATGCTTCAATTTATGTAGATGGAAAATATGTGGGAGTAGCAAGCTCGAATGGCTTGACGATTGATGTTGAAGCTGGAACCCATAGAATTGTTGCAAGTTATCCTGATTATGAAGATGCATCTATAAATGTACGTGTGAATGCAAACGAAGTAAGGACCGTCAATCTTACTCTTGAACCTGTTGTCAAGGTAGGGACTGTTAATATAAACACCACACCAAGCAATGCCATGGTTTACATCAATGGTTATTTGAAGGGTGTCACGCCACTGAAAATAGAGCTTGATTACGGTACCTACCAGCTTGTCTTGCTTAAAGGTGGATATTATGTAGAAGTGATGGACCTGAAAGTCAACAAGCAAAATGTAACTGTCAGCACGACATTAAGAATTATCCAGTAG
- a CDS encoding CBS domain-containing protein produces MFVRDVMTTDVVTISPDASFSEAMELIRKRGVRRLPVVKNDKVVGIITEKDLLSASPSQATTLDVWELTSLLGKLKIKQIMKKDVIHVHPNTPIEEAARIMTDKKIGSLIVLENERMVGIVTETDIFKVFINMLGARENGIRYVFRVQNVPGILSKILYLMYQCGGNLIAVTTYEKSRDEYNVVVKVRDLYKQEFERKFLEGMPFASIIDVRE; encoded by the coding sequence GTGTTTGTCAGAGACGTGATGACGACAGATGTTGTGACAATTTCTCCAGATGCGAGTTTTTCCGAAGCTATGGAATTGATAAGAAAACGTGGCGTGAGAAGACTTCCTGTTGTGAAAAATGATAAAGTTGTTGGAATAATTACTGAAAAAGATTTACTGTCAGCCTCTCCATCGCAGGCAACAACACTTGATGTGTGGGAATTAACGAGTTTGCTCGGTAAACTCAAAATCAAGCAGATAATGAAAAAAGATGTTATCCATGTTCACCCAAACACACCTATAGAAGAAGCTGCACGAATCATGACAGATAAAAAGATTGGTTCACTCATTGTGCTTGAGAACGAAAGAATGGTCGGAATAGTCACAGAAACTGACATATTCAAAGTTTTCATAAATATGCTTGGAGCCCGGGAAAATGGTATAAGATATGTTTTCCGAGTTCAAAATGTACCAGGCATTTTGTCAAAAATACTTTATTTAATGTACCAGTGTGGTGGAAACCTAATAGCAGTTACAACTTATGAAAAATCCAGAGATGAGTATAACGTGGTTGTCAAAGTCAGGGATCTGTACAAGCAGGAATTTGAGCGAAAATTTCTTGAAGGCATGCCGTTTGCTTCAATAATAGATGTAAGAGAATGA
- a CDS encoding CehA/McbA family metallohydrolase, with amino-acid sequence MNRVLSLLILLTCFFTVFAVKIAGIVTDGENHPIVAQVRFLNPENGILLTDYTNWFGRFQQELPAGKYTIEVCKGPEYEIKRISIELSHDTEEIHINLKRLYNLESMGWFSGDAHLHTIYSDGKQDVETVAKACVACGLSWAILTDHNTIKGGIEWTAASKYGLLPILGEEVTTPLGHFNALGISEIVNWKVNEKQDIGRIFADISKQSAIAQINHPFDMKDYFVDWDIKGYDVIEIWNGGSAPNLNGMGNYEAKMYWFKILNTGTQIHATANSDCHDVYSNYSMLAFLPVDKVLSAIEKEFSEPTMKNYVMENESAMRNWVKYGLYPGTPRTYVKATKLTPFAVLKALARGNSFMTNGPLLLIEIDGKGPGEMVSALNKESLNLDIKVFSNTPLEKITVIQGGEIVQEIDVNGQRECILSKEINPDNGSWIVVEAYGPYPVYAISNPIYLSNSYQTTR; translated from the coding sequence ATGAACAGAGTGTTGAGTTTATTAATTTTGTTAACGTGCTTTTTCACAGTTTTCGCTGTCAAAATTGCCGGGATAGTGACTGACGGTGAAAATCATCCCATTGTTGCACAGGTCAGATTTTTGAATCCTGAAAATGGCATACTTCTGACAGATTACACAAACTGGTTTGGAAGGTTTCAGCAAGAATTGCCTGCTGGAAAATACACTATCGAGGTTTGCAAAGGTCCCGAATACGAAATCAAGAGAATTTCAATTGAACTTTCACATGATACAGAAGAAATCCATATCAATCTCAAAAGACTTTACAATCTTGAAAGCATGGGCTGGTTCTCAGGAGATGCACACCTTCACACCATTTACAGCGATGGAAAACAGGATGTCGAAACAGTTGCGAAAGCATGTGTGGCTTGCGGTTTGTCCTGGGCCATTTTGACAGACCACAACACTATCAAAGGTGGAATAGAATGGACAGCTGCCTCAAAATATGGATTGTTACCCATACTCGGCGAAGAAGTAACAACCCCTCTTGGTCACTTCAACGCACTTGGAATAAGCGAGATCGTTAACTGGAAAGTCAATGAAAAACAGGACATAGGAAGAATATTTGCAGATATATCCAAACAATCAGCTATTGCTCAGATAAATCATCCATTCGACATGAAAGATTATTTCGTCGATTGGGATATAAAAGGATATGACGTTATAGAAATCTGGAATGGTGGCTCAGCACCAAATCTCAATGGGATGGGGAACTACGAAGCAAAAATGTACTGGTTCAAAATCCTCAATACTGGCACGCAGATTCACGCGACAGCTAACAGTGACTGCCACGATGTATACAGCAATTACTCTATGCTTGCTTTTTTACCGGTGGATAAGGTTCTCTCGGCAATTGAAAAAGAATTTTCCGAGCCCACAATGAAAAATTACGTCATGGAAAATGAAAGTGCTATGAGAAACTGGGTTAAATACGGACTTTATCCAGGTACACCACGCACTTACGTCAAAGCGACAAAACTTACGCCTTTTGCCGTTTTAAAGGCACTTGCGAGGGGAAATAGTTTCATGACAAATGGTCCGTTGCTACTCATAGAGATAGATGGTAAAGGGCCAGGAGAGATGGTAAGCGCTTTGAATAAAGAATCGCTAAACCTTGACATCAAAGTTTTTTCCAATACTCCCCTGGAAAAAATAACAGTTATCCAGGGCGGAGAGATTGTCCAAGAAATCGATGTAAATGGTCAGAGAGAATGTATTTTATCCAAGGAGATTAATCCCGATAACGGTTCATGGATTGTCGTCGAAGCTTACGGACCTTACCCAGTTTATGCAATCAGTAACCCTATTTATCTTTCAAATTCGTATCAAACCACACGATGA
- a CDS encoding DUF362 domain-containing protein, producing the protein MSTNGNVNLLKKVELLLEKIGLEKIIIRDKFVAVKLHFGEYGNLAFIRPQYIKVIVDQVKKFGGKPFLTDSNTLYRGHRSNAVDHLLNAYLNGFSYEVVGAPIVIADGLRGSDEMRIRIDKTYVKEAKIGSAIALADVLIAVTHFKGHEQTGFGGVLKNVGMGSASRAGKLEQHSESKPVVASEKCVACRMCERNCPVNAITVSKFAAINYDVCIGCGQCIAMCNYGAMVPKWDSSSEILSKKMAEYTYAVLKDKKSVFISFIMDISPDCDCWHTNRPPIAPDIGIAASTDPVALDQACIDLVVQSTGGDPFLKVHPKVTWKTQLEYAENLGLGSRQYELVKVACNLK; encoded by the coding sequence ATGTCCACGAATGGGAATGTCAATTTACTGAAAAAAGTGGAGTTATTGCTTGAGAAAATAGGGCTTGAAAAAATTATAATCAGGGATAAATTTGTCGCTGTTAAACTCCATTTTGGTGAATATGGAAACCTTGCTTTCATTCGTCCTCAGTATATCAAAGTTATAGTGGATCAGGTGAAGAAATTTGGTGGGAAGCCTTTTTTGACTGACTCGAATACGCTTTACAGAGGGCATCGTTCCAATGCAGTTGATCATTTGCTGAACGCCTACCTTAATGGTTTTTCCTATGAAGTTGTTGGGGCGCCGATTGTGATTGCCGATGGCTTGAGGGGCTCAGATGAAATGAGGATTAGGATAGATAAGACTTACGTTAAAGAAGCCAAAATTGGTTCAGCTATTGCACTTGCCGATGTCTTAATTGCTGTAACTCATTTTAAAGGACATGAACAGACAGGATTTGGTGGTGTGTTGAAAAATGTTGGTATGGGAAGTGCCTCGAGGGCGGGAAAACTTGAGCAACATTCTGAATCAAAACCAGTAGTTGCTTCCGAAAAATGTGTGGCATGCAGAATGTGTGAAAGAAATTGTCCTGTTAATGCAATAACTGTTTCGAAATTTGCTGCTATAAATTATGATGTATGCATCGGTTGCGGGCAGTGTATAGCGATGTGCAATTACGGAGCCATGGTTCCAAAATGGGATAGTTCTTCTGAAATTCTGAGCAAAAAAATGGCTGAATATACTTATGCTGTTTTGAAAGATAAAAAATCAGTTTTCATCTCTTTTATCATGGATATTTCTCCGGATTGTGATTGCTGGCATACGAACAGGCCCCCGATTGCACCGGATATTGGTATAGCAGCGAGCACAGATCCTGTTGCTCTCGATCAGGCCTGCATAGATCTCGTCGTTCAATCTACCGGAGGAGATCCCTTTTTAAAGGTTCATCCAAAAGTTACTTGGAAAACTCAGCTGGAATATGCAGAAAATCTGGGCCTTGGTTCGCGACAATACGAATTAGTTAAAGTTGCATGCAATCTTAAATAG
- a CDS encoding carbohydrate ABC transporter permease: MIKFSKLNRLIVYIVLSIYAFIIAGPFFVMVMNSFKSMRDIFLRPFSLPSKFMYENYLQAWRQAGIGKGYINSTIIAVSSVVAVVFLASMFAYMISKYDFKGRRFLFVYSMLGLALPARLAVIPIFLLLRSINLTNSLLGLIIVYSSVNIPFSAFILKNFMDSVPNELCEAARIDGASVGNIYYKIILPLIKPALSIVAIVTFVNVWNDFFFPLILINDKSKATITLAVSIFFGEYSTQWHLLFSGLTLSIAPTVILFLIFSRYFIAGMTQGAIK; encoded by the coding sequence ATGATAAAGTTTTCAAAACTCAACCGGTTGATTGTTTATATAGTTCTTTCGATTTACGCCTTTATCATTGCTGGACCTTTTTTTGTTATGGTTATGAATTCATTCAAATCGATGAGAGATATCTTCTTAAGGCCGTTTTCTCTCCCTTCGAAATTCATGTACGAAAATTATTTGCAGGCATGGAGACAGGCTGGTATAGGAAAAGGCTACATCAATAGCACGATTATTGCGGTTTCTTCTGTTGTTGCTGTAGTGTTTCTTGCATCTATGTTTGCTTATATGATATCGAAATATGATTTCAAGGGGAGAAGGTTCCTTTTTGTGTATTCAATGTTAGGTCTTGCTCTCCCTGCAAGGCTCGCGGTGATACCAATATTTCTTTTGCTTAGAAGTATTAATCTTACTAACTCCCTGCTTGGGTTGATAATTGTTTATTCATCAGTGAATATACCATTTTCTGCCTTCATACTGAAAAACTTTATGGATTCTGTTCCCAATGAGCTTTGTGAGGCTGCAAGGATAGATGGAGCCTCGGTTGGCAATATATATTACAAGATAATACTTCCACTTATTAAACCTGCTCTTTCGATTGTGGCTATTGTTACTTTCGTGAACGTATGGAACGATTTTTTCTTTCCGCTGATCCTTATAAATGATAAATCGAAGGCTACCATTACACTCGCAGTATCAATATTTTTTGGGGAATATTCAACTCAGTGGCACCTTTTATTTAGCGGCCTGACTCTATCTATAGCACCAACTGTGATTTTGTTTTTAATATTCTCAAGATATTTCATTGCAGGAATGACTCAAGGGGCAATAAAGTGA
- a CDS encoding exo-beta-N-acetylmuramidase NamZ family protein → MELGIDVFVKKYLPEFRGLQIGLVTNATGVNSDLRRNIDLFLENGLKVVKLFGPEHGVFGTAPDGEKLSDFIDPKYGIPVYSLYGEKLRPTEDMLKGIDVLVYDIQDVGLRFYTYIYTMIYCMEECAKYGVRFVVLDRPDPLSCKIEGPVVKKEFESFVGGYGLALRYGMTPGELAKYVNAAFRIGADLCVIEMEDYEPSLFYDEAGLLWNTPSPNLPSLEHTILYEGFCLLEGVNVSVGRGTVHPFKYIGAPWIDSERFYREIKKLSPAGVVFRERVFLPAAFKLQNKPCYGLEFFVTDRREIKPLHLAVDVISTLRRIHPDDFRWDSYFHGDNERYHFDLLIGDDFYRKAIEDGALSKDFEQIWESESEQFENIIGKFRIY, encoded by the coding sequence ATGGAACTTGGAATAGATGTTTTTGTCAAAAAATATCTCCCTGAATTCAGAGGTTTGCAAATAGGTCTTGTTACCAATGCTACAGGTGTGAATAGCGATCTGAGAAGGAATATAGATCTTTTTCTTGAAAATGGATTAAAGGTTGTCAAATTGTTTGGCCCAGAACATGGAGTTTTTGGCACAGCCCCGGACGGGGAAAAATTATCGGATTTTATCGATCCGAAATATGGAATACCTGTTTATTCTCTGTATGGAGAAAAACTTCGGCCTACTGAGGATATGCTAAAAGGCATAGATGTTCTGGTGTATGATATTCAGGACGTCGGTTTGAGGTTTTATACCTATATCTACACAATGATTTATTGCATGGAAGAATGTGCCAAATACGGCGTGAGATTCGTTGTACTCGACAGACCGGATCCGCTTTCTTGCAAAATAGAAGGGCCTGTTGTTAAGAAGGAGTTTGAAAGTTTTGTTGGTGGATACGGACTTGCTCTGAGATATGGAATGACTCCAGGAGAGCTTGCAAAATATGTCAATGCCGCGTTCAGGATAGGGGCAGATCTGTGTGTTATAGAAATGGAGGATTATGAACCATCGCTTTTTTATGATGAAGCTGGCTTGCTCTGGAACACGCCATCTCCAAACTTGCCATCGTTAGAGCACACTATTTTGTACGAAGGATTTTGCCTTTTGGAAGGAGTCAATGTATCTGTCGGTAGAGGAACTGTTCATCCGTTCAAGTATATTGGTGCCCCCTGGATAGATTCCGAGCGTTTTTACAGGGAAATCAAAAAACTCTCGCCTGCTGGAGTCGTTTTCAGAGAAAGGGTATTTTTGCCAGCGGCTTTCAAGTTACAGAATAAGCCATGCTATGGGCTTGAATTTTTCGTGACAGACAGAAGAGAGATCAAGCCTCTCCATCTTGCTGTAGACGTCATATCCACGCTCCGGCGGATTCATCCTGATGATTTTAGATGGGATAGTTATTTTCACGGAGACAATGAAAGATATCATTTTGATCTTTTAATTGGGGACGATTTTTACAGAAAAGCCATTGAAGATGGGGCGCTTTCTAAGGATTTTGAACAGATATGGGAATCTGAATCAGAACAATTTGAAAATATAATTGGCAAATTCAGGATATATTGA
- a CDS encoding ABC transporter substrate-binding protein, protein MKSKLFMIFLLIVAVLATAGEVTIWSWRSQDAEVWKQVEAELRKAGYDIKINFTAYAPTEYDAKIALALQTGTGPDIVYSRRLPGGRTQTMIENKLYLPLNDYVDFSNFSSTILKSVTHEGKIYGVPFAVQVVGIFYNKEYYEKYGLKEPETWDELVENAKVLKKNGITPFFIPGKEAWALTMQHAMCGVSVLGPEWIKKLTDGETNFLDPKFTDLNKKLNDLKVYYQDGFLANSTTDQDAAFAFGQAAMVFYGIWGYQNWKNLNPDIQVGYFMVPPATKDQKPYAYVYMDGAITLTSNVKNKKDAIEVLKFCATPQFGTIFANITKNIPGVSGATLPKEPLFEEIMDVYVNHASPYVYWVGSVFVTQKPSLYDDVLSPGMQELYAGKITPEELSKRAQDAISQWYPPLMKK, encoded by the coding sequence ATGAAAAGTAAGTTGTTTATGATTTTCCTGTTGATAGTAGCTGTTTTGGCTACGGCAGGAGAAGTAACTATCTGGAGCTGGAGAAGTCAGGATGCAGAGGTCTGGAAACAAGTCGAAGCAGAACTCAGAAAAGCCGGATATGATATCAAGATCAACTTCACAGCGTATGCCCCAACTGAGTACGATGCCAAAATTGCTCTGGCACTTCAGACTGGAACTGGTCCGGATATTGTTTATTCCAGGAGACTTCCAGGTGGTAGAACTCAGACTATGATTGAGAACAAACTTTATTTGCCACTCAATGATTACGTAGATTTTTCCAATTTCTCGTCTACGATTTTGAAATCTGTTACACACGAAGGGAAAATCTATGGTGTCCCATTTGCGGTTCAGGTTGTAGGAATTTTCTATAACAAAGAATATTATGAAAAATACGGGTTGAAAGAACCTGAAACATGGGACGAACTGGTTGAAAACGCCAAGGTTCTGAAAAAGAACGGTATAACTCCATTTTTCATTCCCGGAAAAGAAGCCTGGGCTTTGACCATGCAACACGCCATGTGCGGTGTGAGTGTGTTGGGACCAGAATGGATTAAAAAGCTCACGGATGGAGAAACAAATTTTCTTGATCCTAAATTCACCGATTTGAACAAAAAACTGAACGATCTGAAAGTGTATTATCAGGATGGATTTCTTGCAAATTCCACAACAGATCAGGATGCTGCGTTTGCTTTTGGACAGGCGGCAATGGTATTTTATGGCATCTGGGGTTATCAAAACTGGAAAAATTTAAATCCTGACATTCAAGTTGGATATTTCATGGTCCCACCAGCCACAAAAGATCAAAAGCCATATGCCTATGTTTATATGGATGGTGCCATCACGCTTACTTCAAATGTCAAAAACAAAAAGGATGCCATAGAAGTTCTCAAATTCTGTGCCACGCCACAATTTGGTACAATTTTTGCTAACATTACGAAGAACATACCCGGTGTATCTGGTGCTACACTGCCAAAGGAGCCTTTATTTGAAGAAATAATGGATGTCTATGTCAACCACGCATCTCCATACGTTTACTGGGTAGGATCTGTTTTTGTGACGCAAAAACCATCTCTGTACGATGATGTTTTGAGTCCGGGAATGCAGGAACTTTACGCCGGTAAGATCACACCGGAGGAACTTTCAAAAAGAGCTCAGGACGCAATATCTCAATGGTATCCACCTTTGATGAAAAAGTAG